A genomic region of Phragmites australis chromosome 2, lpPhrAust1.1, whole genome shotgun sequence contains the following coding sequences:
- the LOC133908655 gene encoding protein STICHEL-like 4 isoform X2: protein MPAPDHAAAAGGARGHAHLTNCIHLRHHHAHGGAGIGGGGASSSSGRRRSPTSVASAALMRDLLALQRSRSLRDPSTRRSVESSRSRVAADPDADFDSDDDGDVDLPAKSRRSAGATTMTGALKTLLDQLAENPHPHPHPKPVRRPPRRFKRRAGRRAATASKPPDRAAALSVNSSSQEAVCGNKYLFHDGEDDGEELQQQVSQDSRNVCGIPWNWSRLHHRGKSILDMAGRSLSCGLSDSKSAAGRKSEAAAASGNRVNASRPLFPVKSERLASSTSSDSDALPLLVEAAASGARNVIGGTSGCYSGELGIFSNQTSEMDSDLLSEAHSGQKSRASQLSRGQHRSLTQKFAPRTFKDVVGQSLVVQALSNAIVRRKIGLVYVFYGPHGTGKTSCARVFAKALNCHSPEHPRPCDSCTSCIAHNLGKSRSLTEIGPVGNIDMDRIADVLDNVMLSPALSHYRVFIFDDCDTLPANTWSIISKVVERAPRRVVFILVSPNLELPNIILSRCQKFFFPKLRECDIINTLQWICTSGSLDVDRDALKLIASRSYGSLRDAEMTLDQLSLLGQRISLSLVQELVGLVSDDKLVDLLDLALSADTVNTVRTLRDITETGVEPLALMSQLATIITDILAGSYTFTQERLQRKFFKRPTLSKDDMEKLRQALKTLSEAEKQLRVSNDKSTWLTAALLQLAPDKQYVLPRSSTSTSFNHGAVVASFPDRDITRHSTPKHDANMAGTSYGVRIPVDHTENSHVLLTSAVRAEPSKHCKTESEMIWQAVLESIQSDTLREMMGKDGRLSSISLGTAPTVQLIFSSRVNKSKAENYRGHILQAFESVLHSAIILEIRYESKNDARAGHAPSIFPYPENDSSNTRLSRSFTKHSPLSSGAGEIIEVGPTRMHWHARTNNGVLDTNERRRDNVWEKEALSSPNQESMINRRGINGNRQHRQNSIVKGKVSLAHVIGRAEACSQREGWSRRKALSIAEKLEQENLRLEPRSRSLLCWRTSRTRKKLSSINVRNRRSRAVSRLILCGRCISTKSPR from the exons ATGCCGGCGCCCGACCatgccgcggcggcgggcggggcTAGGGGCCACGCGCACCTCACAAACTGCATCCACCTGCGCCACCACCACGCGCACGGGGGAGCGGGAATCGGAGGCGGAggcgcgtcgtcgtcgtcggggCGGAGGCGGAGCCCCACGTCCGTGGCGTCGGCGGCGCTGATGCGCGACCTCCTCGCGCTGCAGCGCTCGCGATCGCTCCGCGACCCGTCCACACGCCGCTCCGTCGAGTCATCCAGGTCCAGGGTGGCGGCCGACCCCGACGCCGACTTTGACTCCGACGACGATGGCGACGTCGATCTCCCAGCCAAGTCCCGGCGCAGCGCCGGCGCCACCACGATGACCGGGGCGCTCAagacgctcctcgaccagctcgcCGAgaacccccacccccacccccacccgaAACCTGTCCGACGCCCGCCCCGCCGCTTCAAACGCCGggccggccgccgcgccgccaccgccagtaAACCTCCGGATCGTGCGGCCGCGCTCTCCGTCAACTCCAGCTCCCAGGAGGCCGTCTGCGGCAACAAGTACCTGTTCCACGACGGGGAGGACGATGGCGAGGAGCTGCAGCAGCAGGTGTCGCAGGACTCGCGCAACGTGTGCGGCATTCCTTGGAATTGGTCGCGCCTCCACCACCGCGGCAAGTCTATCCTCGACATGGCCGGCCGCAGCCTCTCGTGCGGCCTCTCGGACTCCAAGTCTGCGGCGGGGCGAAAATctgaagccgccgccgcctcaggCAACCGCGTCAATGCCTCGCGTCCCCTTTTCCCGGTTAAGTCCGAGAGGCTGGCCTCCTCGACAAGCTCGGACTCCGACGCGTTGCCTCTGCTCGTGGAGGCCGCCGCCTCCGGTGCGCGCAACGTCATTGGAGGCACTTCCGGGTGCTACTCTGGAGAGCTCGGGATTTTCTCCAATCAGACCAGCGAGATGGACTCCGACCTGTTGTCTGAGGCTCACTCAGGGCAGAAGTCGCGGGCCTCGCAGCTCAGCCGCGGCCAACACCGGAGTCTGACGCAGAAATTTGCACCGAGGACGTTCAAGGACGTGGTTGGGCAGAGCTTGGTGGTGCAGGCGCTGTCCAACGCCATTGTGAGGAGGAAGATTGGGCTGGTATACGTGTTCTATGGGCCACACGGTACTGGCAAGACATCGTGCGCACGTGTCTTCGCCAAGGCGCTCAACTGCCActcccctgagcacccgaggcCCTGCGACTCGTGCACGTCGTGCATCGCACACAATCTTGGCAAGAGCAGGAGTCTTACGGAGATTGGTCCCGTTGGCAACATTGACATGGATCGCATTGCGGATGTCCTCGATAATGTGATGCTTTCACCGGCACTATCACACTACAGGGTATTTATATTTGATGACTGTGATACATTGCCAGCCAACACTTGGAGTATCATCTCAAAAGTTGTGGAACGGGCACCACGCCGTGTTGTGTTTATCCTCGTCAGTCCCAACCTTGAACTTCCAAACATCATCCTGTCGAGATGCCAGAAGTTCTTTTTCCCTAAGCTGAGGGAGTGCGACATCATCAACACTCTACAGTGGATTTGCACCAGCGGAAGTCTAGACGTCGATAGGGATGCACTGAAGCTAATTGCATCCCGTTCTTATGGATCTTTGAGGGATGCAGAGATGACTCTTGATCAGCTTAGTTTGCTGGGGcagaggatttctttgtctcttGTCCAAGAACTG GTTGGTCTGGTGTCTGATGATAAATTGGTTGATTTGCTTGATTTGGCGTTGTCTGCCGACACTGTAAACACAGTGAGGACACTAAGAGACATTACTGAAACCGGAGTTGAGCCTTTAGCGCTGATGTCTCAACTTGCCACGATAATTACTGACATTCTTGCTGGTTCCTATACATTTACACAAGAAAGACTACAACGAAAGTTCTTCAAGCGTCCTACTC TATCAAAAGACGACATGGAAAAACTACGTCAAGCCTTGAAAACACTATCTGAAGCTGAAAAGCAGCTGAGGGTCTCTAATGACAAGTCAACCTGGCTTACAGCTGCTCTGCTTCAGCTTGCACCTGATAAACAATATGTGTTGCCAAGGTCATCGACAAGCACGAGTTTTAACCATGGTGCGGTAGTTGCTTCCTTTCCTGATAGGGATATAACAAGGCACTCAACTCCTAAGCATGATGCTAACATGGCAGGCACTTCATATGGTGTAAGGATACCTGTTGACCACACAGAAAATAGCCATGTGTTGTTAACCAGTGCTGTCAGAGCAGAGCCGTCTAAACATTGCAAAACGGAAAGTGAAATGATCTGGCAAGCTGTGCTTGAGAGTATTCAGTCAGACACATTGAGAGAAATGATGGGTAAGGACGGAAGGCTAAGCTCCATAAGCCTAGGCACAG CACCGACAGTGCAACTAATATTTAGTTCACGTGTCAACAAGTCCAAAGCTGAAAATTACAGAGGACACATTCTGCAAGCATTTGAGTCTGTCCTTCATTCTGCTATAATACTTGAAATCCGATATGAATCAAAGAATGATGCAAGAGCAGGTCATGCTCCATCTATATTTCCATACCCTGAGAATGACTCTTCCAACACGAGATTAAGTAGGTCCTTCACTAAACATAGTCCCCTCTCTTCTGGAG CTGGTGAAATTATTGAAGTTGGGCCCACTCGCATGCATTGGCATGCTCGAACAAATAATGGTGTTCTTGACACAAACGAAAGAAGAAGGGATAATGTATGGGAAAAAGAAGCTTTGTCATCACCAAACCAAGAGAGCATGATTAATCGAAGAGGAATAAATGGGAATAGACAGCATCGACAGAACAGCATAGTAAAAGGAAAGGTATCTCTTGCTCATGTTATTGGGAGGGCAGAAGCTTGTTCTCAACGAGAAGGCTGGTCTAGACGAAAAGCTTTGTCGATTGCAGAAAAGCTAGAGCAAGAGAATTT GAGGTTGGAGCCTAGATCAAGGAGTCTACTTTGTTGGAGAACTTCAAGGACTCGGAAGAAG CTCTCTTCAATTAATGTCAGGAATCGAAGGTCACGAGCTGTATCAAGGCTTATCTTGTGTGGGAGATGCATTTCCACAAAATCTCCGAGATAG
- the LOC133908655 gene encoding protein STICHEL-like 3 isoform X1 gives MPAPDHAAAAGGARGHAHLTNCIHLRHHHAHGGAGIGGGGASSSSGRRRSPTSVASAALMRDLLALQRSRSLRDPSTRRSVESSRSRVAADPDADFDSDDDGDVDLPAKSRRSAGATTMTGALKTLLDQLAENPHPHPHPKPVRRPPRRFKRRAGRRAATASKPPDRAAALSVNSSSQEAVCGNKYLFHDGEDDGEELQQQVSQDSRNVCGIPWNWSRLHHRGKSILDMAGRSLSCGLSDSKSAAGRKSEAAAASGNRVNASRPLFPVKSERLASSTSSDSDALPLLVEAAASGARNVIGGTSGCYSGELGIFSNQTSEMDSDLLSEAHSGQKSRASQLSRGQHRSLTQKFAPRTFKDVVGQSLVVQALSNAIVRRKIGLVYVFYGPHGTGKTSCARVFAKALNCHSPEHPRPCDSCTSCIAHNLGKSRSLTEIGPVGNIDMDRIADVLDNVMLSPALSHYRVFIFDDCDTLPANTWSIISKVVERAPRRVVFILVSPNLELPNIILSRCQKFFFPKLRECDIINTLQWICTSGSLDVDRDALKLIASRSYGSLRDAEMTLDQLSLLGQRISLSLVQELVGLVSDDKLVDLLDLALSADTVNTVRTLRDITETGVEPLALMSQLATIITDILAGSYTFTQERLQRKFFKRPTLSKDDMEKLRQALKTLSEAEKQLRVSNDKSTWLTAALLQLAPDKQYVLPRSSTSTSFNHGAVVASFPDRDITRHSTPKHDANMAGTSYGVRIPVDHTENSHVLLTSAVRAEPSKHCKTESEMIWQAVLESIQSDTLREMMGKDGRLSSISLGTAPTVQLIFSSRVNKSKAENYRGHILQAFESVLHSAIILEIRYESKNDARAGHAPSIFPYPENDSSNTRLSRSFTKHSPLSSGGENLIRRLTKDSVVKGASSSKTRWMQSDPHILTAGEIIEVGPTRMHWHARTNNGVLDTNERRRDNVWEKEALSSPNQESMINRRGINGNRQHRQNSIVKGKVSLAHVIGRAEACSQREGWSRRKALSIAEKLEQENLRLEPRSRSLLCWRTSRTRKKLSSINVRNRRSRAVSRLILCGRCISTKSPR, from the exons ATGCCGGCGCCCGACCatgccgcggcggcgggcggggcTAGGGGCCACGCGCACCTCACAAACTGCATCCACCTGCGCCACCACCACGCGCACGGGGGAGCGGGAATCGGAGGCGGAggcgcgtcgtcgtcgtcggggCGGAGGCGGAGCCCCACGTCCGTGGCGTCGGCGGCGCTGATGCGCGACCTCCTCGCGCTGCAGCGCTCGCGATCGCTCCGCGACCCGTCCACACGCCGCTCCGTCGAGTCATCCAGGTCCAGGGTGGCGGCCGACCCCGACGCCGACTTTGACTCCGACGACGATGGCGACGTCGATCTCCCAGCCAAGTCCCGGCGCAGCGCCGGCGCCACCACGATGACCGGGGCGCTCAagacgctcctcgaccagctcgcCGAgaacccccacccccacccccacccgaAACCTGTCCGACGCCCGCCCCGCCGCTTCAAACGCCGggccggccgccgcgccgccaccgccagtaAACCTCCGGATCGTGCGGCCGCGCTCTCCGTCAACTCCAGCTCCCAGGAGGCCGTCTGCGGCAACAAGTACCTGTTCCACGACGGGGAGGACGATGGCGAGGAGCTGCAGCAGCAGGTGTCGCAGGACTCGCGCAACGTGTGCGGCATTCCTTGGAATTGGTCGCGCCTCCACCACCGCGGCAAGTCTATCCTCGACATGGCCGGCCGCAGCCTCTCGTGCGGCCTCTCGGACTCCAAGTCTGCGGCGGGGCGAAAATctgaagccgccgccgcctcaggCAACCGCGTCAATGCCTCGCGTCCCCTTTTCCCGGTTAAGTCCGAGAGGCTGGCCTCCTCGACAAGCTCGGACTCCGACGCGTTGCCTCTGCTCGTGGAGGCCGCCGCCTCCGGTGCGCGCAACGTCATTGGAGGCACTTCCGGGTGCTACTCTGGAGAGCTCGGGATTTTCTCCAATCAGACCAGCGAGATGGACTCCGACCTGTTGTCTGAGGCTCACTCAGGGCAGAAGTCGCGGGCCTCGCAGCTCAGCCGCGGCCAACACCGGAGTCTGACGCAGAAATTTGCACCGAGGACGTTCAAGGACGTGGTTGGGCAGAGCTTGGTGGTGCAGGCGCTGTCCAACGCCATTGTGAGGAGGAAGATTGGGCTGGTATACGTGTTCTATGGGCCACACGGTACTGGCAAGACATCGTGCGCACGTGTCTTCGCCAAGGCGCTCAACTGCCActcccctgagcacccgaggcCCTGCGACTCGTGCACGTCGTGCATCGCACACAATCTTGGCAAGAGCAGGAGTCTTACGGAGATTGGTCCCGTTGGCAACATTGACATGGATCGCATTGCGGATGTCCTCGATAATGTGATGCTTTCACCGGCACTATCACACTACAGGGTATTTATATTTGATGACTGTGATACATTGCCAGCCAACACTTGGAGTATCATCTCAAAAGTTGTGGAACGGGCACCACGCCGTGTTGTGTTTATCCTCGTCAGTCCCAACCTTGAACTTCCAAACATCATCCTGTCGAGATGCCAGAAGTTCTTTTTCCCTAAGCTGAGGGAGTGCGACATCATCAACACTCTACAGTGGATTTGCACCAGCGGAAGTCTAGACGTCGATAGGGATGCACTGAAGCTAATTGCATCCCGTTCTTATGGATCTTTGAGGGATGCAGAGATGACTCTTGATCAGCTTAGTTTGCTGGGGcagaggatttctttgtctcttGTCCAAGAACTG GTTGGTCTGGTGTCTGATGATAAATTGGTTGATTTGCTTGATTTGGCGTTGTCTGCCGACACTGTAAACACAGTGAGGACACTAAGAGACATTACTGAAACCGGAGTTGAGCCTTTAGCGCTGATGTCTCAACTTGCCACGATAATTACTGACATTCTTGCTGGTTCCTATACATTTACACAAGAAAGACTACAACGAAAGTTCTTCAAGCGTCCTACTC TATCAAAAGACGACATGGAAAAACTACGTCAAGCCTTGAAAACACTATCTGAAGCTGAAAAGCAGCTGAGGGTCTCTAATGACAAGTCAACCTGGCTTACAGCTGCTCTGCTTCAGCTTGCACCTGATAAACAATATGTGTTGCCAAGGTCATCGACAAGCACGAGTTTTAACCATGGTGCGGTAGTTGCTTCCTTTCCTGATAGGGATATAACAAGGCACTCAACTCCTAAGCATGATGCTAACATGGCAGGCACTTCATATGGTGTAAGGATACCTGTTGACCACACAGAAAATAGCCATGTGTTGTTAACCAGTGCTGTCAGAGCAGAGCCGTCTAAACATTGCAAAACGGAAAGTGAAATGATCTGGCAAGCTGTGCTTGAGAGTATTCAGTCAGACACATTGAGAGAAATGATGGGTAAGGACGGAAGGCTAAGCTCCATAAGCCTAGGCACAG CACCGACAGTGCAACTAATATTTAGTTCACGTGTCAACAAGTCCAAAGCTGAAAATTACAGAGGACACATTCTGCAAGCATTTGAGTCTGTCCTTCATTCTGCTATAATACTTGAAATCCGATATGAATCAAAGAATGATGCAAGAGCAGGTCATGCTCCATCTATATTTCCATACCCTGAGAATGACTCTTCCAACACGAGATTAAGTAGGTCCTTCACTAAACATAGTCCCCTCTCTTCTGGAGGTGAGAATCTAATTAGGAGGCTTACAAAAGATAGTGTTGTGAAGGGAGCTAGCTCCAGTAAGACTAGATGGATGCAATCTGATCCCCATATATTAACAGCTGGTGAAATTATTGAAGTTGGGCCCACTCGCATGCATTGGCATGCTCGAACAAATAATGGTGTTCTTGACACAAACGAAAGAAGAAGGGATAATGTATGGGAAAAAGAAGCTTTGTCATCACCAAACCAAGAGAGCATGATTAATCGAAGAGGAATAAATGGGAATAGACAGCATCGACAGAACAGCATAGTAAAAGGAAAGGTATCTCTTGCTCATGTTATTGGGAGGGCAGAAGCTTGTTCTCAACGAGAAGGCTGGTCTAGACGAAAAGCTTTGTCGATTGCAGAAAAGCTAGAGCAAGAGAATTT GAGGTTGGAGCCTAGATCAAGGAGTCTACTTTGTTGGAGAACTTCAAGGACTCGGAAGAAG CTCTCTTCAATTAATGTCAGGAATCGAAGGTCACGAGCTGTATCAAGGCTTATCTTGTGTGGGAGATGCATTTCCACAAAATCTCCGAGATAG